ATCTTGCAACATCTCAAGGATATTATTATTTATGCTAAACTCCAAAATATCAGCATTAAATCCAGCTTTTTCTTTTATATAATATTTCAAATAACGTAAGGCTAGTGATGAATGAATATATTTAGCATTTAAAGTAACTAATAAAGTTCGCAAATTGACACCTCTTATTTCTTATAATGTAAAAGATAATAGTAATCTTTATTACTTGACTTTTATATTATAACACTGTATAGTGTTTGATAGTAACGAAAATAATTGTTTAGGATAGCTTGCGTAGCTACAATCACCAACCTACCTGCAATTGTTGGAAACTAATATAATTAAAGGAGGTTGGTCATAATGACTTACCAAGACAAAGATCTTTCATGTAAAGAATGTGGCGCTGAATTCGCGTTCACATCTTCAGAACAAGCTTTCTACGATGAGAAAGGTTTCCAAAACGAACCTTCCCGTTGCCCAGCATGTCGTGCTGCTAGAAAAGCTCAAAACAACAATAACAGACGCGGTGGCAACACTGGCGGTTTCCGTCA
This DNA window, taken from Negativicutes bacterium, encodes the following:
- a CDS encoding zinc-ribbon domain containing protein, with protein sequence MTYQDKDLSCKECGAEFAFTSSEQAFYDEKGFQNEPSRCPACRAARKAQNNNNRRGGNTGGFRQQREMFDTTCSACGVETQVPFKPTAGKPVYCRDCFQANKSY